GCGCTGCCCGGCGGTCAGGCGCCGTTCTTCGCGGGTCTGGCGCTGGTCGCGGCCGGTTCCGGGCTGCTCAAGGCCAACATCTCCACGATGGTGGGCCACCTGTACGACGGCCCGGAGGACCCGCGCCGCGACGGCGGCTTCACGATCTTCTACATGGGCATCAACGCGGGCGCCTTCTTCGCCCCGCTGGCCATCGGCACCGTCGGCCAGAAGGTCAGCTGGCACCTCGGCTTCGGCATGGCCGCGGTCGGCATGGCGATCGGCCTCGCCGCGTTCCTGCTCGGCACCCGCAACCTGAGCCCGCGCAGCAGCCTGGTCCCCGAGCCGCTGGCGGCCGAGGAGCGCACGGCCTGGCTGCGCAAGGGCCTGCTCTGGCTGATCGCCGCGAGCGTCTTCTACGGCGTCGTCGGCTTCACCGGCCACTTCACCCTGAACTGGGCGATGATCCCGCTCACGGTCATCGGTCTGGTCGTCCCGGCGGGCGTGCTGCTGCGCATCAAGCGGGACAAGGACCTCTCGGTCGCCGAGCAGTCGCGGATGACCGGCTACATCTGGTTCTTCGTCGCGGCCGCCGTGTTCTGGATGATCTACGACCAGGGCGCGTCGACGGTCCAGGCGTTCGGTGAGGGCAAGGCCGCGGGCTCGCTGCTCGGCTTCGACTTCCCGTCCTCCTGGTACCAGTCGCTGAACCCGCTGTTCATCATGGCGCTGGCGCCGGTCTTCGCCTGGGTCTGGCTGTGGCTGAACCGGGGCGGCCGGGAGCCGAGCGCCATCGTGAAGTTCGCGATGGCGCTGGTGCTGATCGGCGTCTCGTTCTTCTTCTTCCTGATCCCGCTGGGCATGGCGTCGAACGGCACCGCGGTGAGCCCGATGTGGCTGGTGGGCATCTACTTCATCCAGACCGTCGGTGAGCTGTGCCTGTCGCCGGTCGGACTGTCGGTGACCACGAAGATGGCCCCGGCCAAGTACGCCGGCCAGATGATGGGGGTGTGGTTCCTCGCGGTCACCGCGGGCGACTCCGTCACCGGCCTGCTGTCCAACCCGGCCGTCGCGGGCGTCGACCTCGGCGGCACCCCCGCGGTCCTCGCCGAAGCCGCCCTGGCCGCCCTCGCCGGCCTCGCGGTCTGGATGTACCGCCGCAAGGTGAAGTCCCTGATGGGCGACGTCCACTGACGTCTCCTGCCGTTCCCTGACGTCTGTCTTTTCCCTGACGTCTCCCCGTCCCGCCGTACGGCGAAGGGCCGCCGCACCCGATCGGTGCGGCGGCCCTTCGCCGTTCCTGTTTCCGGTTTCCGGTGCGCACACCTCAGCGCAGCCGCCGCCCCGGCATGAACGTGAACACCGCCCCGCCCAGCAGGATCGCCGTGCCCGCGACCAGGCCCAGGGCCTTCAGGGTGGCGTGGTCGCCGGAACCTGTTTCGGCCAGGCCGCCGCTCGTCGTCGTGCTGCCGCCCGAGGTCGTGGAGGAGCCGCTGCCGCCGGACGCGCCGCCCGCCTGCTCCTGCGTGTTCAGGGTGAGGGAGACGGCCGTGCTGTCCGGGGTGCAGGTGGTGGTCGTACCGAGGGCCTCGATCGTGAGGACGCCCGGGGAGAGCGTGGACTCGCCGGTCGCACCGGGCTTGTAGGTGCCGGTCAGGTCCGGGATCTCGATCGGGGCGCCCTGTTTGATCGGCGCGGGGTTCGTCGGGCCCTCCGCCTTCACCGTGCCCTCGTCCGAGCCGCCGAGCACGATCTGCATGGTCGGCTTCACCTTGTTCGCCGGAATGTCGATCGGGCTGTCCATCACCGACTTCTTGAACTGCACGGTGAGGCCGTAACTCCCGCCGCTCTTCCTGGCGTTGATCTGGATCGGGGAGGTCGCCTTCTTCTCGCCGATGGGCGAGGCGCAGGTGTAGGGGATGTCGACGACCTTGCCGGTGAAGTCGGTCTGGCCGCCGTCACCGCCGGTCCCGGTCCCGGACGCCGACGGCGACACCGACACCGACGGGGAGGTGCTGGACGACGGTGACTGGCTCGGACTCGGGCTCCCGCTCTGTGAGGGGTCGGGGGACGTGCTCGGGCTCCCCTCCCCCGCCGTCACCGTGATGGTCGCCGCCGGCTGGACGGTCTCCGTCGGCGCGCACTTGGTGTCCGTCGACAGCGCGTTGACGACGTACGCGTCCGGCGTCAGCGTCACCTGGCCCGCCGCCGTCAGTTTCAGCGTGCCCTTCATGTCGGACAGCGTCATCGCGCCGCCCTTGGGGATCGCCGGGTTCTCGCGGGGGCCGGTCATGGCGACGTCCGCGGTCTGCGCGCCGGCCGCCTTGAGGGTGCCGGACGGCTGGACCGAGTTCGCGGGCAGGTCGATGATGTCGGGGTTCTTCGACGCGGCCTGGGTGAACTTCCAGACGACGTCGACGGTGTCGCCGACCTTCGCCGTGGCCGGCGCGGTGATGTCGACCTTGGTGGTGCCGATGACGTCGGGCAGGCCGATGCCCGACGGCGGAACGCACTTGGTGGCGTAGGACACCTCGGCGGCCTGCGCCTGCCCGGCGGTCACGCCCAGCAGGACGGCCGCCCCGGTGAGCATGACGGCGGCGCCGGCCGCCGCCGCCCGCTTCCGCACGGGCGCGCGGTCTGGTGGTGGTACGGCTCTCTCACTCACGTCGTTCCCTTCCCTCCGGGAGTCATGGGAGTCGTGGGACTAGCGGGACTAGTGGGGGTCGTGGGGGTCGTGGGACTCGTCTGTCGGTCTTCGTGCGGTGCGGAGAGCCGGGCCGCCGGATCCGGTCGGACCGGTCCGGTGTCCGGGGTGAACCACGGCAGGGTCGCTGTCGAGGGGGGCGGCGCGGGCTCCGGGACCGTCGTAGCCCTGGCTCTACGGCCACGCCAGAGGGCGCGGGACGGGCGGCGGGCCGCGTGACGTGGGCGTACGCGGTCCACCACCGCCATCCCGATGCGGAACACCGCCGCCGGCACCACCAGGCAGAGCAGGATCCAGAACAGGGTGACGCCCCAGGGGCGGCCCACGCCCCACGGCTGCTCGGCGAGGATCTTCCCGCCGTACTTCAGGGAGACGGTGTAGTCGGCGTGGGCGCCTGCCGCGAGTTCGACGGGCAGTTCGACGCGGGCCTTTCCGCCGGGGTCGATCGTGCCGTGCCACTGCCGTTCGTCCCACTGAGGCGCGAACACCCCGTGCGCGGTGCCGACTTGGAAGACGGGGTTCGCGACGGGCCCGGTGCCGACGTTGCCCACGGTGAAGACCAGTGTGCGGGCGGGGGGCGCCCCGAACCACGTCAGCAGGCCGTTCGAGCCGTCGAGCCGGGTGTCGGTGAGCACGGAGAGGCGTCCGCCGGCGGTCGCGGCGGGCAGCGGCCGCACCGGGTGTCCGGCCACCTGGAACACCGCGTCGGCCTGCGCTTTCGCGCCGGTCGCGGTGGCCACGTGCACCACGCACGGGCAGGGCACCGGCGGCTCGGCCACCGGCAGGGTCCGGCTGAAGCGGCCGTCGGCGCCGGTGGTGACGGCGCGGCCGTCGGCGTTGGCGCAGGAGTTGGTGCCGCCGACCACACCCCGGGCCGGTGTCGCCTGCCCGCAGACCAGCAGCATCAGCAGCGTGCGCGCGCCCCAGCCGCTGCCGCCGACGGTGATCGAACCGCCGGTCCCCGCCTGGGACTTGGAGAGGGTGACGGTCGGCCCGTCGGCCGCCGCGGCCGCATGGGCCAGGGGCAGCGGAAACAGGGGCAGCACCAGCAGGGCCAGCAGAGTCGGCACCAGCGCCAGGCTCCGCGGCAGCTTGCCTCTCACGCCTCTCACGTCAGCACTCCCTCCGGAGGACGAGCTTGCGGCGAGCAGCAGCGGCAGGGCTCGGGCGGGGGCGTACGGCATCGGCGGCTCCAGCACTCGTACGAGGGGCGCGGTCAGCGGCGGGCGCGTGCCGTCTGGTTTCGCCGGGTCAGCCACAGGGCGCCGGCCGCGCCCGCGAGCAGCACCGTGCCGCCGAGGGTGCCGAGGGCGATCGCGGAGTCCTCGGGTCCGGTCTGCGGGAGCTGACCGGAGCCGCCGTCACTCGTGCCACTGTCACTCGTGCCACTGTCACTCGTGCCGCCGTCGCTCGTCGCGCCGCCGCCCGACGCCGTCACGTCGAGGGTGAGGGACGGGCCGGGGCTGTTGGTGGGCGTGCACGTCGTGGTCGTACCGAGTGCCTCGATGGTGAGCACGGCGGCCGTGAAGGTGACCTTGCCGGTCGCCTTCGGGGTGTACGTGCCGGTCAGGTCGCTGATCTTGATGGGGGTGTTCTCGGGGATCGCGGCCGCGTTGGCGGGGCCGGTGACCTTGAGGGTGCCGCTGTCGGCGCCGCCCAGCCTGATCGTGGCGCTCGGCTTCATGGAGCCCGCGCCGAGTTCCACGGGGCTGGAGGAGACGCCTTTCTGCCAGGACATGGTGATCTTGTAACCGCCGCCGTTCCTGACGCCCGTGATGTCGATGGGCGAGACGGCGCTCTTGTCGCCGATGGGCGTCTTGCAGGTGTAGTTGACGTTCACGACCTCGGCCATGGCCGCGGGGGCGGCCGTCCACACCGCCGCGCCGGCCAGGGCCGCGGCAGTCGCGAGCGCAGCGGTTCGCCTCCGGTTCGACACGGTCCGTCCCCTCACTCCCACCGCCCCGCGCTTACTGACGAGGCATCAGATTGAGCCGTCAAGGTACGCCCGGGGCGATGAGGAGGGAAGAGAAGGTGCGCGCCGGAGTTGTGGGGATCCGGCGCGCGGATTCAGGGGGTTCCGAGGACGTCCGGGGCTCCCCAGCGCCGTAGCACCTCGGGGACGACGACCGTTCCGTCGGGGCGCTGGTGCTGTTCCAGGAGGGCCGGGAGCAGGCGGCTGGTGGCCAGGCCCGAGGCGTTGAGGGTGTGCACGTACCGCGATTTTCCGCCGTCGGCCGGGCGGTAGCGGATGTTGCCGCGCCGCGCCTGGTAGTCACGGGCGTCGGACACCGAGCTGACCTCCGCGTAGGCCCCGAGGCTGGGCAGCCAGACCTCGACGTCGTACGTCTTCGCCTGGGCCGGGCTGGTGTCCCCGGCGGCGAGTTTGACGATCCGGTGGTGGAGGCCGAGGCCGGTCACCAACTCCTCGGCGCGGGCGAGGAGTTCGAGGTGCGCCGCCGCCGATTCCTCGGGGCGGACGTACTGCACCAGCTCGACCTTGTTGAACTGGTGCCCGCGCAGGGTCCCGCGCTCGGCTGTGCGGTAGCCGCCGGCCTCCTTGCGGTAACAGGGCGTGTAGGCCACGTACTTGAGCGGCAGGTCGTGCTCGTCGAGGGTCTCGTCGCGGTGCAGCGAGACGAGGGCGGTCTCGGCGGTGGGCAGCAGGAAGCGCTCGGGACGGCCGTCCGCGCCGCGTTCGGTGACGTACACGTCGTCGGCGAACTTGGGGAACTGGCCCGCCGTGTACCCGGCTTCGTAGGTGAGCAGATGCGGCGGCAGCACGAACTCGTAGCCGGCCCGGCGGTGCGTGTCGAGGAAGTGGTTGAGCAGCGCCCACTCCAGGGCGGCGCCCGCGCCCCGGTAGACCCAGTTGCCGCTGCCGGCGAGCCGCGCGCCCCGCTCGTAGTCCACGAGGCCCAGTTCCCGGGCGAGTCGGACGTGGTCCCTGACCGCAGGGAAGCCGGTGAAGTCGGGCGGGGCGCCGACGGTCCGGACGACCTGGTTGCTCTCCTTGCCGCCGGCGGGGACGTCGTCGTCGGGGAGGTTGGGGAGAGCGTCGAGGAAGTCCTGGTGCCGGGCGGCGAGTTGGGCGAGGGCGGCTTCGGCGGCGGTGAGGCGGGCGGCGGTCTCCGTGGCCTGCGCCCGGACGGCGGCGGTGGCCTGGCCGGTGTCCGGTTCGGTGGCCGGTTCGGTGGTGTGGTGGGCGGCGATCCGCGCCGAGAGGCGCTTGCGCGCGCCGCGCAGGCGCTCCACCTCGGCGCGGGCCTCGCGGAACTCGGTGTCCAGGGCGAGGAAGGCCGGGAGGTCGGCGTCGGCGCCCCGCTTGCGCAGGGCGTCGCGGACGCGGTCGGGGTGCTGTCGGATGAGGGTGACGTCGAGCATGGCGCGCGCTCCGTCCGGTGCTGCCGGGGCGGTACGCACCGCCCCGGGGTGGGTCCCTCGGGGCGTGGGCGAGAGGGTGCTCGCGGTGCCACCACGCCTTCACCGACGTATCGACTGCGATCGACTGCGATTGACTGCGGTCGGCCACGGTCGCTTACGCCGGTCTCGTTCTGGCCCGGTGACGGGGGCCGGCCGGCGGGGCATTGCCTCCCCGCACTCGGGAGGGGATTCGCACCGGACCGCGAGGCCGCCTTCACACCTGGTGGCGGCTCTCTCGGCTCGCGGGACCCGGGCTACTCGTCTCCGTCAGCGCGTTGCACACGAGGTTAGGGAGCCGTCCGCGTCCCGCCAAGCGAATTAGGGCCGGGCCGGGCGAACCACGGTCCGGCCGGGCGCATCACGCCGGGGCGCCCAGTTCCGCCCAGACCGTCTTGCCCGCGATGCCCGGGGCCCGTACGACGCCCCAGTCCAGGCAGAGCCGCTGGACGATGAACATGCCGTGGCCGCCGGGACGGCCCGCGCGGTGCGGGGTGCGGGGGGCCGGCTGGCCCGTGCCGCGGTCGGAGACCTCGACGCGGATCACCTTGTTGTCGCAGCCGAGAACCATCCGGTCCGGTCCCTCGGCGTGCAGGCACGCGTTGGTGACCAGCTCGGAGACGACCAGCAGCACGTCCTCCGCGGCGGCCCGCCGGTCGGCGGTGGCGGCCGGCAGCCAGCCCCACGCGTACAGCGCCTCACGGGCGAAGTCGCGGGCGAGCGGGACGACCCCGCTGGCGCCTTCGAAGCTCAGCCGGCGTACCTGACCGCCGCCCGACACCCCGGACGAACCGGACGCCTCGGCCGCCGCTCCCCCTGGGGATCCCCCTGGGGACGACCCGGAAGCGCCGCTGGGCTCCGGACCGCGGTCGCCCGGCGAGTATGGCCGGGTGGTGCTCATCAGCGCTTCACCTCACCGATTCCCCGATTCACCGGTTCACAATTCAAGAGTCGGATCTCTACAAAGTCTGTACGCGGGTGGTCACGTAGGCATTCACGTGGCCCGACGGCGTTCTCATCACCCTTGCCGCCGACATGTTCGGGTACAGGATGTCTCCTGCCCGGGGGGACCGGCGGAACACCCCTCGTTCGCACCCGTTCGCACCCGCTACCCGGCGGACGGCGAAAGTCAGCCGTCGTCGGCCAGGGCCGCCTCGATCGTGGCGTGCACGGTGAACACCGCGTCCGCGCCGGTGATCTCGAAGACCCGCGCCACCACGGGCAGCATGCCCGCCAGATGGACTCCGCCACCGGCCGCCTCCGCCTTCAGACGTGCTCCGAGCAGCACGTTCAGCCCGGTGGAGTCGCAGAACTCCAGCCGGGTGCAGTCCACCACCAGGCGGCTGTGGCCCCTGGCGAGGCAGTCGTCGAGCGGCTCACGCAACAGATCGGCGGTGTGGTGATCCAACTCACCCGCCGGGGTCACGACGGCGCTGGAGCCCTCTTCCCGCACCTCGACCAGAAGCCGGCCAGACTGTGCGCTGCCGACCGTCCCGCGGTCCATGCCGTCTCTTCTCCTGGGGTCGTGAACTGCTTGCCGACGCTCTCGCTGACGCTCTCGAACCCTACGCCTTGGACCCGCACCCCAACATCCGAGCAATCACACTCAAACGGACATAATCAAACAAATGCCACTTGCGATCGATCGAGTAAAGCGGGTAGGGCTAGTAGGCACACGCAACCGACCACGGCCGGCTTTGGAGGCGCCGCACACCGTAGTGCGCTCACTGGCTTCGGCAGCCATACGCCGAGAACGATGGAGGACATCATGTCACCCCGGCTCGACGCACCGCCTACCCGCGAAGCGACGTCGACACCCCCTCCGGAACAAGAACATCTGGAACCCATCGCGCAGGACGCGGCAGCGGCACCGGACGTCGACCCCACCGACGCCGACGTCACCGACACCGACGTCACCGACGCCCTCGCCGGCCTTCCGGAGATCCCCCCGTACGACGAGGTGGGGGCCGTCGACGCACGGGCCCTGTCCAAGACCCTGTTCGCGCGGCTGGAGTCCCTCGAAGAGGGCACGCACGACTACGCGTACGTCCGCAACACGCTCGTCGAACTGAACCTCGCGCTGGTCAAGTTCGCCGCCTCCCGGTTCCGCTCGCGCAGCGAGCCGATGGAGGACATCATCCAGGTCGGCACCATCGGCCTGATCAAGGCGATCGACCGCTTCGAGCTGTCGCGCGGCGTCGAGTTCCCGACGTTCGCGATGCCGACCATCATCGGCGAGATCAAGCGCTTCTTCCGTGACACCTCGTGGTCGGTGCGCGTCCCGCGCCGGCTCCAGGAGCTGCGGCTCGACCTGGCCAAGGCGGGCGACGAACTGGCCCAGAAGCTCGACCGGGCGCCCACCGTCGGGGAGTTGGCCGAGCGGCTCGGGCTCTCCGACGACGAGGTCGTCGAGGGCATGGCGGCGTCGAACGCGTACACGGCCTCGTCGCTCGACGCACAGCCGGCGGAGGACGACGCGGAAGGCGCTCTCGCCGACCGCATCGGCTACGAGGACCACGGGCTCGAAGGCATCGAGTACGTCGAGTCGTTGAAGCCCCTGATCGCCGAACTCCCGCCCCGCGACCGCCAGATCCTCTCCCTCCGCTTCGTCGTCGGCCTGACCCAGTCGGAGATCGGCGAGGAACTCGGCATCTCCCAGATGCATGTGTCCCGCCTGCTGTCCCGCACCCTGGGCCGGCTGCGGAAGGGGCTGACGCTGGAGGAATGACGGGCGACGGGTGACGGGTCTTCGGAGTCGCGCGGTGCGGCGCGGGCACGCCGGGTCCCCGGTAGGCGAAGTGCAGAAAGGTGACACTCCCGCACCGAAGTGTCACATCCCGACGGCCCGGAAACCTCCCCACGCGACGCCGCTCCCCACGACGGGCTAAGGTCGCCTCCACCCCAACTGACCAGTAAGTCAGCAACCGGACGCGACGCGGTGTCCGGCGAGGAGGCGACCTCATGGATACCGACGCACACCTCACCGACCTGCTGCGCGCCGCGCCGGCGACCGCGTACCCGGCGCTGCGCGAGTTACGCGCCCGTCACCACCCCGCCGTCCTCGCGTACGCCCGCCACTGCACGACCGGCGAACCGGCGGCGCGGCGGCTGGCGTCCGAGGCGTTCACGCTCGCCGCCCGGGAGACGGCGCGCGGCAACGACCCCGGCGGCCCCTGGCGACACTGGCTCCTGCTGCTCTCCGGGCGGATCGCCGCGAGCTGGGCCGCCGACGACCGGGCCGGCGGGCTGGACGCGGGACTGCTCCTCGTCCTCAACACCTCGGCCCCCGGCGGCCCGGTGCCGCCCCTGCTCGCCGCGTTCCGCACCCTGTCCTTCCACGCGCAGGGCCTCCTCTGGTACGGCGTCGTGGAGCGCGAGGCCGCCGAACGCACGGCCGCGCTGCTCGGCCTGACCCCCGAGGGCGTCACGTACGGCACCGGCCGCGCCCTGCACTCCCTCGCCCAGGTCTGCCTGCGGCACCGGCTCACCGCCTCCGACGACCCGCGCTGCGGGGACTTCCGCCGGCTGATCGAGGAGTCCGTACGCCCGGACGGCCCGCGCCACAGCCCCGACCTCGACGTCCACCGGGCGCAGTGCCCGCACTGCGCGACCGCCTACGAGGAGCAGTGCGCGCTGCGCGACGCCCCGCGCGCCGCGCTCGCGGAGGGGCTGCTGCCGTGGGGCGGGACGGCGTACGTCATGGACGAGCACGAGGCGTCCCGCCGCCTCGCGCCGACGGCCGTGCGCGGACCGGGACGCCGGGTGGTGCTGGCCTCGGCGGCGCTGGGGGTCGCGGTGGTCACGCTGGCGGTCCTGCTGGCGTCCACGGGCGGCGCGGCGGACCGGGGCTCGGCCGGCGCCGTCGTCACCGGGCCGCCGCCGGCCGTTCCGGCGGTGACCGTGACGGCGACGGTGGCGGTGCCCGTCACACCGAGCGCCGACTCACCTTCCCCGTCGCCGAGTTCGCCCCCGTCCCACACGAGCGCGCCGCCGGGGCCGCGTCCGGCGCCCATCCCGTCGCCCTCCCCCACGCGCCTGCCCGGCGCTACGTACGCCCAGGTCGTGAACGTCGCCACGGGGCGCTGCCTCGAGGTGGCCGGGCGCCCCGCCGAGGGCACGGACGTCGTCGCCGCGCCCTGTTCCGCCTCGCCCAGCCAGCGGTGGCGGGTCGACTCGGGGCGCGCGGTGCTCACGTCGTACGCCGACCCCGCCTTCTGCCTGGACACCCGCGGCGGCGTCGACAAGGGCGTCGGCGTCTGGACCTGCGCCGCGCTGGACGGCCCCAACGGACGGAACCTGAGGTTCACCGTGGAGGGCGACGGCACGATCCGCCCGGCCATCGCCCTCCTGTCGGCCCTGACCGCGAACGACACCGGCACCCTGTCGCTCGAACTCCTGGAGGAGAACGGGGAGGGGAACGGGGACCAGATGTGGCGGGCGGGGGCGGTCTGAGGGCGCCTGGGCTGCGTCTGCTATGTCTGCGTCTGCATCATCCGCGTCCGCTCATGAGGAGCCCCGTGCCCGACTCCCCTGCCGGTCCCGCCCGCCCCAGCCCGCTCGCCGATCTTCCCGTGCTGCTGGTGGCCGGTGTCTGGGGCTCCAGTTATCTCGCCGCCAAGGGCGTCACGACGGCGGAGACCGTGGTGGCCGTGCTGGTGCTGCGGTTCGCCGTGGTGTTGCCGGTGCTGGTGGTCGCGGGGTGGCGGCGGCTGCGGGCGCTGAGCGGGCCGCAGTGGCGCGGGGCCGGGGTGCTGGGGCTGATCCTGGCCGGGATCTTCCTGCTGGAGACCTACGGTGTGGTACACACGTCGGCGACCAACGCCGGGCTGATCATCAGCCTGACCATGGTGTTCACGCCGCTCGCGGAGAGCCGGGTGCGCGGGACGCGGCTGCCGGGGGCGTTCGTGGCGGCGGCGGGGCTGTCGGTGCTCGGCGTGGCGCTGCTGACGCAGGGCGCCGGGTTCACCGCTCCGTCCGGGGGCGATCTGCTGATGCTGGGGGCGGCCGTCGCCCGTACCGTGCACGTGCTGGCCATGGCCCGTATGGAGTCGGTGCGCGGGGCCGACGCGCTGTCGCTGACGACCGTCCAACTGGGCGGTGCGGTGGCCGTGTTCGCGGTGCTGGCGGCGGTGCCGGGGACGGGCGCGTCGCCGTGGTCGGCGGCGGCCGGGTTCGACGGCGGGGACTGGCTCGGCCTGCTCTATCTCTCCGCGTTCTGCACGCTGTTCGCGTTCTTCGTGCAGATGTGGGCGGTCCGCCGGACGTCGCCGTCCCGGGTCAGTCTGCTGCTGGGCACCGAGCCGGTGTGGGCGGCGGCCGTCGGCATCGCGCTCGCCGGGGACCGGCCGGGGTGGCTCGGACTGGCGGGCGCGGTGCTCGTGCTCGTCGGCACCGGGTGGGGGCGGACGGTGGCGGACCGGGAGCGGGGGCCGGAGTCGGCTCCGGCTCAGACCACCCGTGCGCCGCGCCGCCACACGCCGGAGACGAGCGGTACGCCCGGCCGGTAGGCCAGGTGGACGTGGCTCGGGGCGTCCAGGAGGGTCAGGTCGGCGTACGCGCCCGGGGTCAGGCGGCCCACGTCCGTGCGGCGCAGGGCCGCCGCGCCGCCCGCCGTCGCCGACCACACCGCCTCGTCCGGCGTCATGCCCATGTCCCGGACGGCGAGCGCGATACAGAACGGCACGGACGAGGTGAAGGACGAACCCGGGTTGCAGTCCGTGGAGAGGGCGACGGTGACGCCCGCGTCCAGCAGCCGGCGGGCGTCCGGCCACTCGGCGCGCGTGGAGAACTCGGCGCCCGGCAGGAGCGTGGCGACCGTGTCGCCGCTCGCCAGCGCGTCCACGTCCGCGTCCGTGAGGTGGGTGCAGTGGTCGGCGCTGGCCGCGTCCAGCTCGACCGCGAGCTGCACGCCGGGGCCGTAGGAGAGCTGGTTGGCGTGGATACGGGGGTGCAGGCCCTTCGCCTTGCCCGCGGTGAGGATGGCGCGGGCCTGGTCGCCGTCGAAGGCGCCCTTCTCGCAGAAGACGTCGATCCAGCGGGCGTGCGGGGCGCAGGCGTCGAGCATCTCGCCGGTGACCAGTGCGACGTAGGCGGCCGGGTCGTCGGCGTAGTCGGGGGAGACGATGTGGGCGCCGAGGTAGGTGACCTCGTCGGTGTGGCGGGCGGCGAGGCGCAGGGCGCGGGCCTCGTCGGCGACCGTCAGGCCGTAGCCCGACTTCGTCTCGAAGGTGGTGGTGCCCTGGCGGAGCGCCTCGGCGAGATAACGGGTGAGGTTCCGTTCGAGTTCCCCGTCGCTCGCGGCGCGGGTCGCGGCGACCGTCGTACGGATGCCGCCCGCCGTGTAACCGCGGCCCGACATACGGGCGTTGAACTCCTCCGTGCGGTCGCCCGCGAAGACCAGGTGGGAGTGGGAGTCGACGAAGCCCGGGAGGACCGCCCGGCCGCCCGCGTCGACCCGATTGTCAGTGGCGGGTGCTTTGCTTGATTCACCGGTCCACGCGACGCGGTCGCCGTCGATGACGACAGCCGCGTCCCGGACCAGACCGAGAGGGGAATTGTCGCCGAGGGAGGGATCGTTGGTGACCAGCGTGGCGATGTTGGTGATGACGGTGGTCGTGCCGGTGCTGCTGCTCATCGTCGTGTCCTCGTGGGAGCGGGGTCCGGGTCCTGTGGTTGCTAGGCGCGCAGGGCGTCCACGGCCCGGGCGAGGGCCTGGGGCACGTCGGGGACGAGCGTGTGCGCCCCGTCGCGCACGACGTGCCGTCCGGCGACGACCGTATGCCGTACGTCCGCCGCGGTCGCCGCGAATACGGCCGTCTCGGCGCCGAGCCGGGGCACCGGGCCGGCCGTCCTGACCGAGTCGAGGGCGATCGTCGTGAAGTCGGCGGCCGCGCCGGGCTCCAGGGTGCCCGCGTCCGGGTTGCCGAGGGCGGCGTGGCCGTCGGCGGAGGCGGCGCGCAGCAGGGCCGCCGCCGTCCAGTGACCGCGGGTGCGGGTGCGCAGCCGCTCGTTGAGCTCCATCGCGCGGGCCTCTTCGAGCAGGTCGATGACGGCGTGGCTGTCGGAGCCGAGGGACAGGGGCGAGCCCGCGGCCTGGAGGGCGACGGCCGGACCGATGCCGTCGGCGAGGTCGCGTTCGGTCGTCGGACACATACAGGTGCCGGTGCCGGAGCGGCCGAGGAGGGCGATGTCCTCGTCGGTGAGGTGGGTGTTGTGGACGCCGGTGGTGCGCGGGCCGAGGACGCCGTGCTCGGCGAGGAGCTGCGTCGGCGTGCGGCCGTGGGCCTCGCGGCAGGCGTCGTTCTCGGCGGTCTGCTCGGACAGGTGCACGTGCAGTGGCGCCCGCCGCTCCTGCGCCCAGCGGGCCACGGTGGCCAACTGGTCGGCGGGCACGGCCCGTACGGAGTGGACGGCCGCCCCGATCCTCGCGTGATCCCGTTCCTTGAGAAGTGAACAGCGTGCGGCCCAGGCGTCCGCGTCGCCGTCGGAGAAGCGGAGCTGGTGGGCGTTCGGGGCCTGGCCGAAGCCGGCGGAGAGGTAGGCGGTGTCGAGGAGGGTGATGCGGATGCCGGCTTCGGCGGCGGCCTCGATCAGGGCCTCGCCCATGGCGTTGGGGTCGGCGTAGGGGGTGCCGCCGGGGGCGTGGTGCAGGTAGTGGAACTCGCCGA
The Streptomyces sp. NBC_01485 genome window above contains:
- a CDS encoding RICIN domain-containing protein, giving the protein MDTDAHLTDLLRAAPATAYPALRELRARHHPAVLAYARHCTTGEPAARRLASEAFTLAARETARGNDPGGPWRHWLLLLSGRIAASWAADDRAGGLDAGLLLVLNTSAPGGPVPPLLAAFRTLSFHAQGLLWYGVVEREAAERTAALLGLTPEGVTYGTGRALHSLAQVCLRHRLTASDDPRCGDFRRLIEESVRPDGPRHSPDLDVHRAQCPHCATAYEEQCALRDAPRAALAEGLLPWGGTAYVMDEHEASRRLAPTAVRGPGRRVVLASAALGVAVVTLAVLLASTGGAADRGSAGAVVTGPPPAVPAVTVTATVAVPVTPSADSPSPSPSSPPSHTSAPPGPRPAPIPSPSPTRLPGATYAQVVNVATGRCLEVAGRPAEGTDVVAAPCSASPSQRWRVDSGRAVLTSYADPAFCLDTRGGVDKGVGVWTCAALDGPNGRNLRFTVEGDGTIRPAIALLSALTANDTGTLSLELLEENGEGNGDQMWRAGAV
- a CDS encoding DMT family transporter — its product is MRSPVPDSPAGPARPSPLADLPVLLVAGVWGSSYLAAKGVTTAETVVAVLVLRFAVVLPVLVVAGWRRLRALSGPQWRGAGVLGLILAGIFLLETYGVVHTSATNAGLIISLTMVFTPLAESRVRGTRLPGAFVAAAGLSVLGVALLTQGAGFTAPSGGDLLMLGAAVARTVHVLAMARMESVRGADALSLTTVQLGGAVAVFAVLAAVPGTGASPWSAAAGFDGGDWLGLLYLSAFCTLFAFFVQMWAVRRTSPSRVSLLLGTEPVWAAAVGIALAGDRPGWLGLAGAVLVLVGTGWGRTVADRERGPESAPAQTTRAPRRHTPETSGTPGR
- the hutI gene encoding imidazolonepropionase: MSSSTGTTTVITNIATLVTNDPSLGDNSPLGLVRDAAVVIDGDRVAWTGESSKAPATDNRVDAGGRAVLPGFVDSHSHLVFAGDRTEEFNARMSGRGYTAGGIRTTVAATRAASDGELERNLTRYLAEALRQGTTTFETKSGYGLTVADEARALRLAARHTDEVTYLGAHIVSPDYADDPAAYVALVTGEMLDACAPHARWIDVFCEKGAFDGDQARAILTAGKAKGLHPRIHANQLSYGPGVQLAVELDAASADHCTHLTDADVDALASGDTVATLLPGAEFSTRAEWPDARRLLDAGVTVALSTDCNPGSSFTSSVPFCIALAVRDMGMTPDEAVWSATAGGAAALRRTDVGRLTPGAYADLTLLDAPSHVHLAYRPGVPLVSGVWRRGARVV
- a CDS encoding formimidoylglutamate deiminase, with protein sequence MTPTQRTRTYWLEHAWLDTNVEPGVALEVADGRITAVRTGVGSPPPGAEILRGLTLPGLANAHSHAFHRALRGTVQVGSGTFWTWREVMYSVADRLTPETYHQLARAVYAEMALAGITAVGEFHYLHHAPGGTPYADPNAMGEALIEAAAEAGIRITLLDTAYLSAGFGQAPNAHQLRFSDGDADAWAARCSLLKERDHARIGAAVHSVRAVPADQLATVARWAQERRAPLHVHLSEQTAENDACREAHGRTPTQLLAEHGVLGPRTTGVHNTHLTDEDIALLGRSGTGTCMCPTTERDLADGIGPAVALQAAGSPLSLGSDSHAVIDLLEEARAMELNERLRTRTRGHWTAAALLRAASADGHAALGNPDAGTLEPGAAADFTTIALDSVRTAGPVPRLGAETAVFAATAADVRHTVVAGRHVVRDGAHTLVPDVPQALARAVDALRA